One window from the genome of Thermaerobacter marianensis DSM 12885 encodes:
- a CDS encoding thioesterase family protein — protein sequence MGDRWMPQDSEPRIVRSPLRVRFAETDAQGVVYYGNYFVYFEVGRVDLLREARGARDPDEPAAAAADRAGGRRQGGAGAAPAAHGAAGDAARDTLRDAERGGGIGALVVAHAECDYRASARFDDRLEVQTWIEALGRTSMTFGHRVVRLPDGEELARGRVVAVHVGANGRPQPIPDDWRPVLERYLLPAGAPVTR from the coding sequence ATGGGAGATCGCTGGATGCCACAGGACAGCGAACCGAGAATCGTGCGTTCTCCCCTGCGGGTTCGCTTCGCCGAAACGGACGCGCAGGGGGTCGTGTATTACGGAAATTACTTCGTGTACTTCGAGGTGGGACGGGTCGACCTGCTGCGGGAGGCCCGTGGGGCTCGGGACCCGGACGAACCGGCCGCGGCGGCCGCGGACCGGGCCGGCGGCAGGCGGCAAGGCGGGGCCGGAGCGGCGCCGGCGGCCCACGGTGCGGCAGGCGACGCGGCCAGGGACACGCTGAGGGATGCCGAGCGCGGCGGGGGCATCGGGGCGCTGGTGGTCGCCCACGCCGAGTGCGACTACCGGGCTTCGGCCCGGTTCGACGACCGCCTCGAGGTCCAGACCTGGATCGAGGCCCTCGGTCGCACCAGCATGACCTTCGGTCACCGGGTGGTGCGGCTGCCGGACGGGGAGGAGCTGGCTCGCGGCCGGGTGGTGGCCGTCCACGTGGGCGCCAACGGCCGGCCGCAACCCATCCCCGACGACTGGCGGCCGGTGCTGGAGCG
- a CDS encoding metal-sulfur cluster assembly factor, with product MAKVTEEQVREALTDVIDPEIGLNVVDLGLVYRCEVDEEGVVEVDMTLTALGCPLGDQIVSQAKQAIERLDGVKEARVRLVWNPPWRPDMMSERARMLLGF from the coding sequence ATGGCCAAGGTCACCGAGGAGCAGGTGCGCGAAGCCCTGACCGACGTGATCGACCCGGAGATCGGCCTGAACGTGGTGGACCTGGGCCTGGTCTACCGCTGCGAGGTCGACGAGGAGGGCGTCGTGGAGGTCGACATGACGCTGACGGCGCTCGGCTGCCCGCTGGGCGACCAGATCGTCAGCCAGGCGAAGCAGGCCATCGAGCGGCTGGACGGCGTCAAGGAGGCTCGGGTGCGCCTGGTGTGGAATCCGCCGTGGCGGCCCGACATGATGTCCGAGCGGGCACGGATGCTGCTGGGGTTCTGA
- a CDS encoding transketolase, whose amino-acid sequence MVVPTPTVPAATLASLEERARQLRRHVIRMIAAAGSGHPGGSLSAAEIVTALYFHVMRHDPARPHWADRDRFVLSKGHGVPIVYAALAEAGYFPTGWLETLRKLGSPLQGHPSRRDCPGIEASTGSLGQGLSIAAGMALAGKLDGKDYRVFVLLGDGEIQEGQIWEAAMFAGHHRLDNLIAILDYNRYQLDDAVEAIVSLEPVADKWRAFGWDVEEIDGHDLAQVVPALERARAGTGRPVMIIAHTVKGKGVSFMENNNEFHGRAPTPEETEKALAELAVEAPSSAAGAAGE is encoded by the coding sequence ATGGTCGTGCCCACCCCGACGGTTCCGGCGGCGACGCTGGCGTCTCTGGAAGAACGGGCCCGCCAACTGCGCCGCCATGTGATCCGCATGATCGCCGCGGCGGGTTCGGGCCACCCGGGCGGCTCCCTGTCCGCGGCGGAGATCGTCACCGCCCTCTACTTCCACGTGATGCGCCACGACCCGGCCCGCCCCCATTGGGCGGACCGCGACCGGTTCGTCCTGAGCAAGGGACACGGCGTGCCCATCGTGTACGCCGCCCTGGCGGAGGCGGGTTACTTCCCCACAGGGTGGCTCGAGACCCTTCGCAAGCTGGGCAGCCCGTTGCAGGGGCACCCGTCGCGGCGCGACTGCCCGGGCATCGAGGCGTCCACCGGCTCCCTGGGCCAGGGCCTCTCCATCGCCGCCGGCATGGCCCTGGCGGGCAAGCTGGACGGCAAGGACTACCGCGTCTTCGTCCTGCTGGGCGACGGCGAGATCCAGGAGGGCCAGATCTGGGAGGCGGCCATGTTCGCCGGCCATCACCGGCTGGACAACCTGATCGCCATCCTGGACTACAACCGCTACCAGCTGGACGACGCGGTGGAGGCCATCGTGTCCCTGGAGCCGGTGGCCGACAAGTGGCGCGCCTTCGGCTGGGACGTGGAGGAGATCGACGGCCACGACCTGGCCCAGGTGGTGCCGGCCCTGGAGCGGGCGCGCGCCGGCACCGGCCGCCCGGTGATGATCATTGCCCACACCGTCAAGGGCAAGGGCGTCTCCTTCATGGAGAACAACAACGAGTTCCACGGCCGGGCGCCGACGCCCGAGGAAACGGAGAAGGCGCTGGCGGAGCTGGCCGTCGAGGCGCCGTCGAGCGCAGCGGGCGCCGCCGGCGAGTAG
- a CDS encoding transketolase family protein, producing the protein MFGRPTGKPTRQAFGEALVELGRRRPELVVLDGDLSKSTYTKSFAQEFPDRFFNVGIAEANMVGLAAGLASCGKLPVCASFAAFLMCKAFDQMRIGVNYAGLNVKFVGSHGGISIGEDGVSQMSVEDVALAQALPGFVVLVPADEHATRKVVAAALDHPGPAYIRVGRPKAPLVYDARPFDFAIGKAVTVREGRDLTIAANGLMVAAALAAADQLAAEGIEARVLDFACVKPLDRDAVQAAAEETGALVVAEEHLKAGGLGSAIAMALAETVPVPAEFVAIQDTYAESGEPEQLLRKYGLSPEAIVAAARRVLERKTAGAARVASRG; encoded by the coding sequence ATGTTCGGCCGACCCACGGGGAAACCCACCCGGCAGGCCTTCGGCGAAGCGCTGGTGGAACTGGGCCGTCGGCGCCCCGAGCTGGTGGTCCTGGACGGCGACCTCTCCAAGTCGACGTACACCAAGTCCTTCGCCCAGGAATTCCCCGACCGGTTCTTCAACGTGGGCATCGCCGAGGCGAACATGGTCGGGCTGGCGGCGGGGCTGGCGTCCTGCGGCAAGCTCCCCGTCTGCGCCAGCTTTGCCGCCTTTCTGATGTGCAAGGCCTTCGACCAGATGCGCATCGGCGTCAACTACGCAGGGCTCAACGTCAAGTTCGTGGGCAGCCACGGCGGCATCAGCATCGGCGAGGACGGCGTTTCCCAGATGTCCGTGGAGGACGTGGCCCTGGCCCAGGCGCTGCCCGGCTTCGTCGTCCTGGTTCCCGCGGACGAGCACGCGACCCGCAAGGTGGTGGCAGCGGCCCTCGACCACCCGGGGCCGGCGTACATCCGGGTGGGGCGGCCCAAGGCCCCCCTCGTCTACGATGCGCGGCCCTTCGACTTCGCCATCGGCAAGGCGGTGACGGTGCGGGAGGGGCGCGACCTGACCATCGCCGCCAACGGGCTGATGGTGGCGGCGGCCCTGGCGGCGGCGGATCAGCTGGCGGCGGAGGGCATCGAGGCACGGGTCCTGGATTTCGCCTGCGTCAAGCCCCTGGACCGGGACGCGGTGCAGGCGGCCGCCGAGGAGACCGGGGCTCTGGTGGTCGCCGAGGAGCACCTCAAGGCCGGGGGTCTCGGCAGCGCCATCGCCATGGCCCTGGCCGAGACGGTGCCGGTGCCGGCGGAGTTCGTCGCCATCCAGGACACCTACGCCGAATCGGGCGAGCCGGAGCAACTCCTGCGCAAGTACGGCCTCAGCCCCGAGGCCATCGTCGCGGCGGCCCGGCGGGTGCTGGAACGGAAGACGGCGGGCGCGGCCCGCGTTGCGTCCCGCGGGTGA
- a CDS encoding metal ABC transporter solute-binding protein, Zn/Mn family, with protein sequence MRPGAAVGPRPPAARARRLDSHRVGLLRRVPAAVVVVALMVGLSLGGVLAAGQAWWAKVAGAGDPRPLVVASTTILADLAAQIGGERVRVYSLLAPGQDPHSYEPVPRDALALSRARLVLLNGYGLDLWAERLLGGLPVEPAGAGRRATPGPPAAVGGPVSPAGGGAAGRPVGAGPMVVRVAESLPAASLPGGAPLPWPGDPARTDPHLWMDPALVTGYVDVIRDALSGIDPAGAGFYRQRAEQLRAQLASLDAWIARQVQAVPPDRRLLVTTHDAYRYFGRRYGLRVVDTIWGISTEEEPAAADLARLMDRLRRYGVPAFVESTINPKLMEELAAQAGVPIGGRLYADSVGPPGSGAETYVGMMRHNVRVITAALREGPRTATVAFPID encoded by the coding sequence GTGAGACCTGGTGCAGCGGTTGGTCCCCGTCCGCCGGCTGCTCGGGCGCGCCGCCTCGACAGCCACCGGGTTGGCCTCCTCCGCCGCGTCCCGGCCGCGGTGGTGGTCGTCGCGCTGATGGTGGGGCTGAGCCTGGGCGGGGTGCTGGCCGCCGGACAGGCCTGGTGGGCCAAGGTGGCCGGCGCGGGCGACCCGCGGCCCCTGGTGGTGGCCAGCACCACGATCCTGGCCGACCTGGCCGCGCAGATCGGCGGGGAGAGGGTGCGGGTTTACAGCTTGCTGGCCCCCGGCCAGGATCCCCACAGCTACGAGCCGGTGCCCCGGGATGCCCTGGCCCTGAGCCGGGCGCGGCTGGTGCTCCTCAACGGCTACGGGCTCGACCTCTGGGCGGAGCGGCTGCTGGGCGGCCTGCCGGTGGAGCCCGCCGGGGCGGGCCGCCGGGCCACTCCGGGCCCGCCCGCCGCGGTCGGGGGACCGGTCTCGCCGGCGGGCGGCGGGGCCGCGGGGCGGCCCGTGGGCGCGGGGCCCATGGTCGTGCGGGTGGCCGAGTCCTTGCCGGCCGCGTCCTTGCCCGGCGGCGCGCCCCTGCCGTGGCCGGGCGACCCCGCCCGCACCGACCCCCACCTCTGGATGGACCCGGCGCTGGTCACAGGCTACGTGGACGTGATCCGGGACGCCCTCAGCGGCATCGACCCGGCGGGGGCCGGGTTCTACCGCCAGCGGGCGGAGCAGCTCCGTGCCCAGCTCGCGTCGCTGGATGCCTGGATCGCCCGGCAGGTGCAGGCCGTGCCGCCCGACCGGCGCCTGCTGGTGACCACCCACGACGCCTATCGCTACTTCGGCCGCCGGTACGGCCTGCGGGTGGTCGACACCATCTGGGGCATCAGCACCGAGGAGGAACCGGCGGCGGCAGACCTGGCCCGGCTGATGGATCGCCTGCGGCGGTACGGCGTCCCGGCCTTCGTGGAGTCCACCATCAACCCCAAGCTGATGGAAGAACTGGCCGCCCAGGCGGGCGTGCCCATCGGCGGCCGCCTGTACGCCGATTCCGTCGGCCCGCCGGGTAGCGGCGCGGAGACGTACGTGGGCATGATGCGCCACAACGTGCGGGTGATCACGGCCGCCCTGCGCGAGGGCCCGAGGACCGCCACCGTGGCCTTCCCGATCGACTAG
- a CDS encoding metal ABC transporter permease produces MTGEAGWLAVLVEPLHYPFMVRALLAGVLVAVAGAVTGSFLLVRRWSLLGDAISHAVLPGVAIAYLFGWPYFTGALATALLTAAGIGFVERNTRLKSDAATGLLFLGAFAAGLAILSRARSSVDVFHILFGNVLGVARADLVLMAVVAAAVAGFVLLLFKELQLWAFDPLTAEVAGLPTRALHYLMMLLVSATLVAALQAVGVVLALAMLVTPPATAYLLTRRFPAMILLAVGLGIVAAVTGLYLSFYLNVASGPAMVLVAMAGFVMALVLAPEQGLLARALERRRVARAVAAEDVLKALHELGVEEGREAGGEGAGAALAPTDGPATVPLDVLAGWTGLPRRQVQGAVAQLVARGLAVWSPGVPGGLGGPAAPPSPAGEGEEPGRGRAPAAGRGAVLRRPGSPRWAGGSGLAGGSGGVRLTPAGVREARRLIRTHRLWERYLTDVAGMAWEDVHQVAHELEHATPPHLAEEMAEVLGHPSHDPHGAPIPTPAGEVPGRPGPPAVPLDQLPPGRAATVVQVDDEDAVLLARLRRAGLVPRARVEVVERAAGRLQVRVVEPAGAGGGPEVSAEGGAGVTAWLDARAAAAVRVRVEGESAGDQPPPGRKRPDDGRATAAARPGDDPPGGPAARAANRGEAP; encoded by the coding sequence GTGACGGGGGAAGCGGGCTGGCTGGCCGTCCTGGTCGAACCTTTGCACTACCCCTTCATGGTCCGTGCCCTGCTGGCGGGGGTGCTGGTGGCGGTGGCCGGCGCGGTCACCGGCAGCTTCCTGCTGGTGCGCCGCTGGTCCCTGCTGGGCGATGCCATCTCCCACGCCGTGCTGCCCGGCGTCGCCATCGCCTACCTCTTCGGCTGGCCCTACTTCACCGGCGCCCTGGCCACTGCCCTGCTGACCGCCGCGGGCATCGGCTTCGTCGAGCGCAACACCCGCCTCAAATCCGACGCGGCCACGGGGTTGCTCTTCCTGGGTGCCTTCGCGGCGGGACTGGCCATCCTGAGCCGCGCCCGCAGCAGCGTGGACGTCTTCCACATCCTCTTCGGTAACGTGCTGGGCGTCGCCCGGGCGGACCTGGTGCTGATGGCCGTGGTGGCGGCGGCGGTGGCCGGGTTCGTCCTGCTGTTGTTCAAGGAGCTGCAGCTGTGGGCGTTCGATCCCCTGACCGCCGAAGTGGCGGGGCTGCCCACCCGCGCCCTCCACTACCTGATGATGCTGCTGGTCTCGGCTACGCTGGTGGCGGCGCTGCAGGCCGTGGGCGTGGTGCTGGCCCTGGCCATGCTGGTCACCCCGCCCGCCACCGCCTACCTGCTGACCCGCCGCTTCCCCGCCATGATCCTGCTGGCGGTGGGGCTGGGCATCGTGGCCGCCGTGACGGGCCTGTACCTGTCCTTCTACCTCAACGTGGCGTCGGGGCCGGCCATGGTGCTGGTGGCCATGGCGGGCTTCGTCATGGCCTTGGTGCTGGCGCCCGAGCAAGGGCTGCTGGCGCGCGCTCTGGAGCGGCGCCGGGTGGCCCGGGCGGTGGCGGCGGAAGACGTCCTCAAGGCGCTGCATGAGCTGGGCGTCGAGGAGGGTCGCGAGGCCGGCGGCGAAGGCGCGGGCGCCGCCCTGGCACCGACGGACGGGCCCGCGACGGTTCCCCTCGACGTGCTGGCGGGCTGGACCGGGCTGCCGCGGCGCCAGGTGCAAGGGGCCGTGGCGCAGCTGGTGGCGCGGGGGCTGGCGGTATGGAGCCCGGGTGTCCCGGGTGGCCTGGGTGGGCCGGCGGCGCCGCCGTCCCCCGCCGGGGAGGGGGAAGAACCCGGCCGCGGCCGCGCGCCGGCGGCCGGCCGCGGGGCCGTGTTGCGGAGGCCGGGCAGTCCCCGTTGGGCGGGCGGTTCCGGGCTGGCGGGAGGAAGCGGCGGCGTCCGCCTGACGCCGGCCGGCGTGCGGGAGGCGCGCCGGCTCATCCGCACCCACCGCCTGTGGGAGCGGTATCTGACGGACGTGGCGGGCATGGCCTGGGAAGACGTCCACCAGGTGGCCCACGAGCTGGAGCACGCCACCCCGCCCCACCTGGCCGAGGAGATGGCCGAGGTCCTGGGCCATCCCTCCCACGACCCCCACGGCGCACCCATTCCCACGCCGGCGGGTGAGGTGCCGGGCCGTCCCGGTCCGCCGGCGGTGCCGCTGGATCAACTGCCCCCGGGCCGGGCGGCCACGGTGGTGCAGGTGGACGACGAGGACGCGGTGCTGCTGGCCCGGCTGCGGCGGGCCGGGCTGGTGCCCCGGGCGCGGGTCGAGGTGGTGGAACGGGCGGCGGGCCGGTTGCAGGTGCGGGTGGTCGAGCCCGCGGGCGCAGGCGGGGGGCCGGAAGTGAGTGCGGAGGGCGGCGCCGGCGTCACCGCATGGCTCGACGCCAGGGCGGCCGCCGCCGTGCGAGTACGGGTCGAGGGGGAGTCCGCCGGCGACCAGCCCCCTCCGGGAAGGAAACGTCCGGACGACGGACGGGCCACGGCCGCGGCCCGTCCCGGCGATGATCCACCCGGCGGCCCGGCGGCCCGGGCTGCGAACCGGGGGGAGGCGCCGTGA
- a CDS encoding metal ABC transporter ATP-binding protein: MTERGHLVQPGASAVNDQGGARDPAPEVPAAVGGGEPARVPAVELRNLYVAYDHRPVLRGVRLTIPPGLLVAFVGPNGAGKSTLFKAILGLVRPAAGSVRIFGEPVAAQRRRIAYVPQRELIDWDFPATVADVVMMGRVPRLGWLRGPGPADRRRVAEALEEVGMAAYARRPLAALSGGQQQRVFIARALAQDADLILLDEPYAGVDAATQEMVRHLLARLRDAGKTILVVDHDLGGIGHYDRVALINGRVVAFGPPAQVMTPERLRETYGGRLTYLDRVARPVPGGMRP, from the coding sequence GTGACGGAGCGCGGTCACCTGGTGCAGCCTGGAGCCAGTGCCGTGAACGACCAGGGCGGTGCCCGGGATCCCGCGCCGGAGGTTCCGGCGGCGGTGGGCGGGGGCGAGCCGGCACGGGTCCCCGCGGTGGAGCTGCGCAACCTCTACGTCGCCTACGACCACCGGCCGGTGCTGCGGGGCGTCCGCCTGACGATCCCGCCGGGGCTGCTGGTGGCCTTCGTGGGGCCCAACGGGGCCGGAAAGTCGACGCTCTTCAAGGCGATCCTGGGGCTGGTGCGGCCCGCCGCGGGGTCGGTGCGGATCTTCGGCGAGCCCGTGGCGGCCCAGCGGCGGCGCATCGCCTACGTGCCCCAGCGCGAGCTGATCGACTGGGACTTCCCCGCCACCGTGGCCGACGTGGTGATGATGGGCCGGGTGCCGCGCCTGGGGTGGCTGCGCGGCCCCGGTCCCGCCGACCGCCGGCGGGTCGCCGAGGCCCTTGAGGAGGTCGGCATGGCGGCCTACGCCCGCCGGCCCCTGGCCGCCCTGTCCGGCGGGCAGCAGCAGCGGGTCTTCATCGCCCGGGCCCTGGCCCAGGACGCCGACCTGATTCTCCTGGACGAACCCTACGCCGGGGTGGACGCCGCCACCCAGGAGATGGTGCGGCACCTGCTGGCCCGGCTGCGGGACGCCGGCAAGACGATCCTGGTGGTGGACCACGACCTGGGCGGCATCGGCCACTACGACCGGGTCGCCCTGATCAACGGGCGGGTCGTCGCCTTCGGGCCGCCCGCCCAGGTGATGACGCCCGAGCGGCTGCGCGAGACCTACGGCGGCCGCTTGACCTACCTCGACCGGGTCGCCCGGCCGGTACCGGGGGGGATGCGGCCGTGA
- a CDS encoding Mur ligase family protein, producing the protein MALDLPVLLQGLTFRVAGAPAPPQVAEIRTHSSRVQRGDLFVAIPGRRHNGVAFAGEAVRRGARVIVAEQPPPGPLPPGVTWIQVPDARAALSRLAANRYGHPAGRLLVVGITGTTGKTTTALLLHHLLKAAGWRAGLVGSLEVDTGRRRFTGRLTTPDPLELHGYLREMVTAGCTAVVMEVSSQGVDQRRVDDVPFALGVVTNLAPLEHMEYHPTYDHYAAAKARFVAMIPPHGGVLMHEGEAAARLGPAARAPVVHFGRGPRCALRLLDEEPVAVGRLGEGAVPWPGGADGRCGGDGHGAAAGDGVGTPGAALHGAGSSPWMNRLRLALPAMWPPLPAVRGPEPPRPAVHGSGPASGHGPVPAPPVVGVDTRLLGSHHALNVVAAVGAALWLGIHPDLVARAVPAFPAPPRRTEVLMQYPFTVIDDTAGRPDSLAACFKVASRIPHRRLVAVFAVRGRRGEALNYANGLQLACEARRLRAQLIITASLEVTGPDDAVQPAEWEACLAGLEAGGLRSSDVETHARLDDAIAAAVARLREGDLLLLLGAQGMDPGAAVLQRILARTRVTPLPARAGGPAGHARSSAVARPVL; encoded by the coding sequence ATGGCACTGGATCTGCCGGTTCTGCTCCAGGGGCTGACGTTCCGGGTGGCGGGGGCGCCCGCGCCTCCGCAGGTAGCCGAAATCCGCACCCACTCGTCCCGGGTCCAGCGCGGGGACCTCTTCGTGGCCATTCCGGGCCGCCGCCACAACGGCGTGGCGTTCGCGGGGGAGGCGGTGCGGCGCGGCGCGCGGGTCATCGTGGCCGAGCAGCCGCCCCCCGGCCCGTTGCCCCCCGGGGTCACCTGGATCCAGGTGCCGGATGCCCGGGCGGCGCTGTCCCGTTTGGCGGCCAACCGCTACGGCCACCCGGCAGGCCGCCTGCTGGTGGTGGGGATCACCGGCACCACGGGCAAGACCACCACCGCCCTGCTGTTGCACCATCTGCTGAAGGCGGCCGGGTGGCGGGCGGGGCTGGTCGGCTCCCTGGAGGTCGACACGGGACGCCGCCGCTTCACGGGCCGCCTGACCACCCCCGATCCCCTGGAACTGCACGGGTACCTCCGGGAGATGGTCACCGCCGGGTGTACCGCGGTGGTCATGGAGGTGTCGTCCCAGGGGGTCGACCAGCGGCGGGTCGACGACGTGCCTTTCGCCCTGGGGGTGGTGACCAACCTGGCGCCGCTGGAGCACATGGAGTATCACCCCACCTACGACCATTACGCCGCCGCCAAGGCCCGGTTCGTGGCCATGATTCCGCCCCACGGCGGCGTCCTGATGCACGAGGGGGAGGCGGCCGCCCGCTTGGGACCTGCCGCCCGCGCGCCGGTGGTCCATTTCGGGCGTGGCCCGCGGTGTGCCCTGCGCTTGCTGGACGAGGAGCCCGTGGCGGTGGGCCGTCTGGGCGAGGGGGCTGTGCCGTGGCCGGGCGGGGCCGACGGACGGTGCGGAGGCGACGGGCACGGGGCGGCGGCTGGCGACGGGGTGGGGACCCCAGGCGCGGCCCTCCATGGTGCCGGTTCGTCCCCGTGGATGAACCGGCTGCGCCTGGCCTTGCCCGCCATGTGGCCGCCCCTTCCCGCCGTCCGCGGTCCCGAGCCGCCGCGGCCCGCCGTCCACGGTTCCGGCCCGGCGTCCGGGCACGGGCCCGTGCCGGCGCCGCCGGTGGTGGGCGTCGATACCCGGCTTTTGGGCAGCCATCACGCCCTCAACGTGGTGGCCGCGGTGGGGGCGGCCCTGTGGCTGGGGATCCACCCGGATCTGGTGGCCCGCGCTGTGCCCGCCTTTCCGGCCCCGCCCCGGCGCACCGAGGTGCTGATGCAGTATCCCTTCACCGTCATCGACGACACCGCCGGCCGTCCGGACAGCCTGGCCGCCTGCTTCAAGGTGGCCTCCCGCATCCCCCACCGCCGGCTGGTGGCGGTCTTCGCGGTGCGGGGGCGCCGTGGCGAGGCGCTCAACTATGCCAACGGCCTGCAACTGGCCTGCGAGGCGCGCCGCCTGCGGGCGCAGCTGATCATCACGGCGAGCTTGGAGGTGACGGGGCCCGACGACGCGGTTCAGCCGGCGGAGTGGGAGGCGTGCCTGGCGGGTCTGGAGGCCGGCGGTCTCCGGAGTTCGGACGTGGAAACCCATGCCCGCCTGGACGATGCCATCGCCGCGGCGGTGGCCCGGCTGCGGGAGGGGGACCTGCTGCTGCTGTTGGGGGCCCAGGGGATGGACCCGGGGGCGGCGGTGCTGCAGCGCATCCTCGCCCGGACCCGGGTGACGCCCCTTCCCGCCCGCGCCGGCGGGCCGGCCGGTCACGCCAGGTCGTCCGCGGTCGCCCGGCCTGTGCTATGA
- a CDS encoding lysine exporter LysO family protein, with translation MTAVLVALAAGMAVGLAGLDRRIPPAWWDAASRWTLRVLLVCMGLRLGLDPQVGAGLVQLGGRAAAFAVATAGGSLLAGLLGAALLGSTRGRATVRDAARQQPARACPRGNHSTSAGENDRHPALEGAPAVEGAPPHDGHAGEALRLSAAAVVAVAGGWLAGILFLHATGAGWQGRAPVPAAAAAAQLATTGSGYALVLLMALYGREFGCRWPDTRASLRRIRGQALVLPVVGGLGSLAGGWVAGRLAGEPTALALAVAAAFGWYSMAGVLVVQLWDPAAGALAFLANVLRELLTVVAVPFLVKVARHRAWLAVLPGGATTMDTTLPVIAAAAGDAGTTALAFVHGLVLTLLAPTLITWFSRF, from the coding sequence GTGACGGCCGTCCTGGTGGCCCTGGCCGCCGGGATGGCGGTAGGCCTGGCGGGGCTTGACCGCCGGATTCCGCCGGCGTGGTGGGACGCGGCGTCCCGCTGGACCCTGCGCGTGCTTCTGGTATGTATGGGGCTGCGGCTCGGCCTGGACCCGCAGGTGGGGGCCGGGCTGGTTCAGCTGGGCGGCCGGGCCGCGGCCTTCGCCGTGGCGACGGCGGGCGGGTCCCTGCTGGCCGGGTTGCTGGGCGCGGCCTTGTTGGGTTCGACCCGGGGGCGGGCCACGGTCCGGGATGCCGCGCGTCAGCAGCCCGCCCGGGCGTGCCCTCGAGGGAACCACTCCACAAGCGCCGGCGAGAACGACCGGCACCCCGCCCTGGAAGGGGCCCCTGCCGTCGAAGGTGCCCCGCCCCACGACGGTCATGCCGGCGAGGCGCTGCGCTTGAGCGCCGCGGCCGTCGTGGCGGTGGCGGGCGGGTGGCTGGCCGGCATCCTGTTCCTCCACGCGACGGGGGCGGGGTGGCAGGGCCGCGCGCCGGTTCCCGCGGCCGCGGCAGCGGCCCAGCTGGCGACGACGGGATCCGGATACGCCCTCGTTCTCCTCATGGCCCTCTACGGCCGCGAATTTGGCTGCCGGTGGCCCGACACCCGGGCCAGCCTGCGGAGGATCCGCGGGCAGGCGCTGGTTCTTCCCGTGGTGGGCGGCCTCGGAAGCCTGGCCGGCGGCTGGGTCGCCGGCCGGCTGGCGGGGGAGCCCACGGCCCTGGCCCTGGCGGTGGCGGCCGCCTTCGGGTGGTACAGCATGGCCGGCGTCCTGGTCGTCCAGTTGTGGGACCCGGCGGCGGGTGCCCTGGCGTTCCTGGCCAACGTCCTGCGCGAACTGCTGACGGTGGTGGCCGTCCCCTTCCTGGTCAAAGTGGCGCGTCACCGCGCCTGGCTGGCGGTGCTGCCGGGTGGTGCCACCACCATGGACACCACCCTTCCCGTCATCGCCGCCGCTGCCGGCGACGCCGGCACCACGGCCCTGGCCTTCGTCCACGGCCTGGTCCTCACCCTGCTGGCACCGACCCTGATCACCTGGTTCTCCCGGTTCTAA
- the thiD gene encoding bifunctional hydroxymethylpyrimidine kinase/phosphomethylpyrimidine kinase: MPSPAPAAATGPTGTAAPPPRAMTIAGSDSGGGAGIQADLKTFNALRVFGTSAITALTAQNTEGVRDVHLVPPEMVAAQIDAVLDDIGTDAAKTGMLGTTAIVEAVAERVRFWRQRLGPFPLVVDPVMIAKSGAPLLDEPARAAIREHLLPLATVVTPNRHEAEELTGLEIRSLADARRAAAALHALGPAWVVVKGGHVEEGSAEAVDVVFDGHEWHELRAPRIATRSTHGTGCTFSAAITAYLARGYPVLAALQAAKAYITDAIRHAPAIGRGHGPTSSFYPWEPGGAESEPEGEPPGGGRSVPDRGGTARAVGGERP; the protein is encoded by the coding sequence GTGCCTTCTCCTGCCCCGGCCGCTGCCACCGGACCAACGGGCACCGCCGCCCCGCCGCCCCGGGCCATGACCATCGCCGGCTCCGACAGCGGCGGCGGCGCCGGCATCCAGGCGGACCTCAAGACGTTCAACGCGCTGCGGGTGTTCGGCACGTCGGCCATCACCGCCCTGACGGCCCAGAACACCGAAGGCGTGCGGGACGTCCACCTGGTGCCCCCGGAGATGGTGGCGGCCCAGATCGACGCCGTGCTGGACGACATCGGCACCGACGCCGCCAAGACGGGCATGCTCGGCACCACGGCCATCGTCGAGGCCGTGGCCGAGCGGGTCCGGTTCTGGCGCCAGCGCCTCGGCCCCTTCCCGCTGGTCGTCGACCCGGTGATGATCGCCAAGAGCGGCGCCCCCCTTCTGGACGAACCGGCCCGGGCGGCGATCCGCGAGCACCTGCTGCCCCTCGCCACGGTGGTCACGCCCAACCGGCACGAGGCCGAGGAGCTGACCGGATTGGAGATCCGCTCCCTGGCCGACGCCCGCCGGGCGGCGGCCGCCCTCCACGCCCTGGGCCCGGCCTGGGTGGTGGTCAAGGGCGGCCACGTGGAGGAGGGGTCGGCCGAGGCCGTGGACGTGGTCTTCGACGGGCACGAGTGGCACGAGCTGCGGGCGCCCCGCATCGCGACCCGCTCGACCCACGGCACCGGCTGCACCTTCTCGGCCGCCATCACCGCCTACCTGGCGCGGGGCTACCCCGTGCTCGCCGCCCTGCAGGCGGCCAAGGCGTACATCACGGACGCCATCCGCCACGCCCCGGCCATCGGCCGCGGCCACGGCCCGACCAGCTCCTTCTACCCCTGGGAACCCGGTGGCGCCGAGAGCGAGCCGGAGGGGGAACCGCCGGGCGGCGGGCGCTCGGTCCCAGATCGCGGGGGGACGGCGCGCGCCGTGGGAGGTGAGCGGCCGTGA